A genomic region of Leishmania braziliensis MHOM/BR/75/M2904 complete genome, chromosome 33 contains the following coding sequences:
- a CDS encoding putative protein kinase, with amino-acid sequence MHLLAGRYILVQQIGKGGFGAVEEYTDAITNDNVAIKTIPSRYVNQESRRLVREIDIMSFLHEAHPHVIGYFSIFATKAVAIPNHNNSNGFDDPLMSVAQTAENTPFELNVLGDHYAGLNEDERLRLHHEELMGFVTRINRTDEFNVHIVMPLMKGDLFYFIRLLSSQSSVQRLGVTHQFLAQVAVVFAFQICFGLDYLHQCSIIHRDMKPDNVLVRLDITNPYMSTALIADMGLARDAQQSDTIYICTRYYRPPEVITSVSGGSPQIDIWSLGCIFYELCTSHTLFTMRTALNERGEWDGAKASLQLEVILNTIGTPSPEDIERYMPSGNAKLYLQRSAARPSQLRQLIEHNWILHTSDDEKEKWIDLITRCVAFFPEQRPTAQQLCQHQLFRKYNVFYGTNVKQYTPTPYTSSYSGSSESSRVENKAAILVLVQRALRKTMPPVNEESGDEELSSLSSGSSSISSGESGSASDNEAAHVTRQTAINDCLSVAGHCSSSMLCDSRQQHDESGQTEELGSTTESFSAFDSARMSGAATAPPPTRPPQQQQRYALPPFDNSTLKDYCKSLLNDDDEGDIGCNSEQVCDTDDEERLTGFQHQRPSAFMLHLSPGSIFRNSPASLPDGPTEAAAARAEPERRFTHSFSSEESGPVVEDTPPLELSPTFRDRITRRRSSTADEEEDPRLESQMPSVFDLDSYRVGKSLDAAMNEEPRISESVLPQTMESMPADEVARLLSAYNIPLEESNYRTGLSHVQSVPPSVMTSGPYNFISSCHVGGGAGAAMPPTQQPFNNETLPNEATRIPSMHVSRGGNEGHLHVDAKVGTWAAAPPASTVPPGNGAAMEMDLHEQYDYFADTDYYIGPTPSNMAQVAAARQPAEKRDGSPYLLNLADNMPLEQAQKRELSEPLLPPIYMSTAPPSETSLFHQSPSPTPQAHRHQPPPHARYQQSVPGFPPIASEELRQRYMSYRHTPQSIQAATSSVLEELGGCTHDAERSGELRQLLNYYTSLQVTPLYTA; translated from the coding sequence ATGCACCTGTTAGCCGGTCGCTACATTTTGGTGCAGCAGATTGGTAAGGGGGGCTTTGGCGCTGTGGAGGAGTACACAGACGCCATCACAAACGATAATGTCGCCATCAAAACAATTCCTAGCCGATACGTGAATCAAGAGAGCCGCCGACTCGTGCGAGAGATCGACATTATGTCCTTCCTACACGAGGCTCACCCGCACGTCATCGGGTACTTTAGCATCTTCGCCACCAAAGCGGTCGCCATACCCAACCACAACAACTCAAATGGGTTTGATGACCCGCTGATGAGCGTCGCACAGACGGCAGAGAACACACCATTCGAGTTAAACGTGCTGGGCGATCATTACGCAGGGCTGAACGAAGATGAGAGGTTGCGCCTGCATCACGAAGAGCTGATGGGGTTCGTGACGAGGATTAACAGGACGGACGAGTTCAATGTACACATTGTCATGCCGCTCATGAAGGGCGACCTCTTCTACTTTATCCGGCTCCTCTCGTCGCAGTCGAGTGTGCAGCGGCTTGGTGTGACGCATCAGTTTTTGGCTCAGGTGGCCGTCGTATTCGCCTTTCAAATATGCTTTGGCCTCGACTACCTGCACCAGTGCTCCATCATTCATCGCGACATGAAGCCGGACAacgtgctggtgcgccttgACATCACCAACCCGTACATGTCCACAGCGCTGATCGCAGACATGGGTCTCGCACGCGATGCTCAGCAAAGCGACACCATCTACATCTGCACTCGCTATTACCGACCACCAGAGGTCATCACCAGCGTGTCCGGCGGGTCGCCGCAGATCGACATCTGGTCTTTGGGCTGCATTTTTTACGAATTGTGCACTAGCCATACGCTCTTCACCATGCGCACGGCGCTGAACGAGCGCGGCGAGTGGGATGGCGCCAAGGCGAGCCTGCAGTTGGAAGTCATTCTCAACACCATCggcaccccctctcccgaGGACATTGAGCGCTATATGCCTAGTGGGAACGCCAAGCTGTACTTGCAGCGCAGTGCCGCACGCCcatcgcagctgcgccagctgatTGAGCACAATTGGATTCTGCACACGAGCGAtgacgagaaagagaagtggATCGACCTCATCACTCGGTGCGTCGCCTTTTTCCCCGAGCAGCGCCCAACGGCccagcagctctgccagcACCAGCTGTTCCGCAAATACAACGTGTTTTACGGCACCAATGTGAAGCAGTACACGCCAACGCCGTACACATCATCCTACAGCGGTTCTTCGGAGAGTTCCCGCGTGGAGAACAAGGCAGCCATCCTGGTTCTTGTGCAGCGTGCCCTGCGCAAGACGATGCCCCCGGTGAacgaggagagcggcgacgaggagctCAGTTCGCtgagcagtggcagcagcagcatcagcagtggCGAGAGTGGGAGCGCAAGCGACAACGAGGCAGCCCACGTGACACGGCAAACGGCCATTAACGACTGCTTGTCTGTCGCCGGCCACTGCTCGTCCTCGATGCTATGCGACAGCCGTCAGCAGCACGATGAGAGTGGCCAAACCGAAGAGCTGGGCTCTACAACAGAGTCATTCTCAGCCTTCGACTCAGCCAGGATGAGtggcgcagcaacagcaccgccgccaacgcgtccgccacagcagcagcagcggtatgCCTTGCCCCCCTTTGACAACAGTACCTTGAAGGACTACTGCAAATCTTTGCTCAACGATGATGACGAGGGTGACATTGGGTGCAATAGCGAGCAGGTATGTGACACCGACGACGAAGAGCGCCTCACGGGCTTTCAGCACCAGCGACCCAGCGCTTTCATGCTGCACCTCAGTCCTGGCAGCATCTTCCGGAACAGTCCTGCCTCACTGCCCGACGGCCCCActgaggcggcggctgcgcgagcggAGCCGGAAAGGCGCTTTACCCATTCCTTTAGCTCCGAGGAGAGCGGTCCAGTGGTGGAGgacacgccgccgctggagctgAGTCCCACATTCCGTGACCGAATCACGCGGCGTCGGTCGAGCACTgccgacgaggaggaagatcCCAGGCTAGAGTCGCAGATGCCGAGCGTGTTCGACTTGGACAGCTACCGCGTCGGTAAATCACTCGACGCGGCGATGAACGAAGAGCCACGCATCTCTGAAAGCGTCTTGCCGCAGACAATGGAGTCCATGCCCGCTGATGAAGTTGCACGACTGCTGTCGGCGTACAACATCCCCTTGGAGGAGAGCAACTACCGCACTGGGCTAAGCCATGTGCAGTCCGTGCCGCCCTCCGTCATGACCAGCGGCCCGTATAATTTCATTTCCTCGTGCCACgttggtggcggtgcgggGGCGGCAATGCCACCAACACAACAACCCTTCAACAATGAGACCTTGCCGAACGAGGCGACTCGAATACCAAGCATGCACGTGTCGCGCGGTGGCAACGAGGGACACCTCCACGTTGACGCTAAAGTCGGCACttgggcagcggcaccgccggcgtCGACCGTCCCACCTGGCAACGGGGCAGCCATGGAGATGGATCTCCACGAGCAGTATGACTACTTTGCCGACACAGACTACTACATTGGCCCAACGCCAAGCAACATGGCACAGGTGGCGGCCGCTCGTCAGCCAGCCGAGAAGCGCGACGGCTCACCATATTTGCTCAACTTAGCGGATAACATGCCACTCGAACAAGCGCAGAAGCGCGAGCTTTCGGAACCATTGCTGCCGCCAATCTACATGTCCACCGCACCGCCTTCCGAGacgtctctctttcaccaATCCCCGTCCCCGACACCGCAGGCACACCGCcatcagccgccgccgcacgccCGTTACCAGCAGAGCGTGCCCGGGTTTCCGCCCATTGCAAGTGAGGAGCTACGTCAGCGCTACATGTCGTACCGGCATACGCCACAGAGCATTCAGGCAGCGACATCGTCTGTATTGGAGGAGCTGGGCGGCTGCACGCACGACGCCGAGCGATCAGGCGAGCTTCGTCAGTTGCTCAACTACTACACTTCTCTTCAGGTCACACCCTTG